Proteins found in one Populus alba chromosome 14, ASM523922v2, whole genome shotgun sequence genomic segment:
- the LOC118059312 gene encoding F-box/kelch-repeat protein At2g44130 yields METTMVTELIPSLPQELGLECMTRLPYTAHRVASQVCKQWCDLLESKDFYYHRKKLGYTHKVACLVQAVHGADVLQGSKQGNSPCFGITVFDSASQTWERLDPVPNYPIELPLFCQLASCEGKLVVMGGWDPVSYEQVSHVFVYDFTTRKWREGKEMPSKRSFFAIGSYSGRVYVVGGHDENKNALRTGWVYDLSKDEWTELTQMNQERDECEGVVIGDEFWVVSGYGTDNQGAFEGDAEVYEFGSGQWRQVKKAWIPGRCPRSCVGVGKDGRLMSWADLDPMVRAGARGITLGSQVMLTGLDNQGSPEEFYLIEMKDAQNGKLEKIIVPDEFSGFVQSGCCVEI; encoded by the coding sequence ATGGAAACTACCATGGTCACCGAGTTGATCCCGAGTTTGCCACAAGAACTCGGTCTTGAGTGCATGACTCGGCTTCCTTACACAGCTCACAGAGTTGCTTCCCAAGTTTGCAAGCAATGGTGTGACTTACTGGAAAGCAAGGATTTTTATTACCACAGGAAGAAACTTGGCTACACCCATAAAGTTGCTTGTCTTGTTCAAGCTGTTCATGGGGCTGATGTTTTACAGGGATCCAAACAAGGTAACTCACCGTGTTTTGGGATCACTGTGTTTGACTCAGCGAGTCAGACATGGGAGAGACTCGACCCCGTGCCCAATTATCCGATCGAGTTGCCCTTGTTTTGTCAATTGGCAAGCTGTGAAGGGAAGCTCGTGGTCATGGGTGGGTGGGACCCGGTGAGTTATGAACAGGTGAGTCATGTTTTTGTGTATGATTTCACAACAAGGAAGTGGAGAGAGGGGAAGGAGATGCCTTCCAAGAGGTCCTTTTTTGCTATCGGGTCCTATTCAGGTCGGGTTTATGTCGTGGGCGGGCATGATGAGAATAAGAATGCATTAAGAACTGGGTGGGTTTATGATTTGAGCAAGGATGAGTGGACTGAGTTAACTCAAATGAATCAAGAGCGAGATGAGTGTGAGGGAGTGGTGATTGGGGATGAGTTTTGGGTAGTTAGCGGATATGGGACCGATAATCAGGGGGCATTTGAGGGGGATGCTGAGGTATATGAATTCGGGTCGGGTCAATGGAGGCAGGTGAAGAAGGCATGGATTCCGGGCCGGTGCCCGAGATCTTGTGTTGGGGTAGGGAAAGATGGGAGATTGATGAGTTGGGCTGACTTGGACCCGATGGTTCGAGCCGGGGCTCGTGGGATCACGTTGGGCTCTCAGGTCATGCTTACCGGGTTGGATAACCAAGGTTCACCCGAAGAGTTCTATTTGATAGAAATGAAAGATGCTCAAAATGGGAAATTGGAGAAGATCATTGTGCCTGATGAGTTCTCAGGGTTTGTCCAATCTGGCTGCTGCGTGGAGATCTAA